The genomic interval TCAGGCAGGAAACCAAAAGGAAAAGCACTTCTGTGATCAGAAATACACTACCAATTGTTGCTGGTGCTGTGATTCTCTGCCTTCTAGCTTGCCTATTGCTCGTTCGAGGTGTGCCGAATAGGTCGAGAATGAAATCATCATCCTTGGAGAGCAATGGGAGCCAATATCCCAGAGTGTCATATGCTGACTTGCACAAAGCAACCGATGGATTCGCTTCTTCAAACTTGATTGGTTCAGGCAGCTTTGGGTCTGTGTACAGAGGAACACACAATGGACAACTAGTTGCAGTGAAATGATTCAATCTTCATTCTTCAACAAAGAGGAGCTTCATGGCTGAATGCGAAGCCTTGAGAAGCATTCGGCATCGAAATCTATTGAAAGTCATAACCTCCTGTTCAAGCATCGGTTCTCAAGGTGAAGAAATCAAAGTAATCGTGTATGACTTCATACCGAGAGGAAACCTTGATGAGTGGCTGCATCCAGAAAGTTATGAACATGAACAATTAAAGGAACTTAGCCTCGTTAAAAGGCTGAACACAGCCACTAATGTGGCTTCAGCTCTGGACTATCTCCATTGTCAAGGACAAATTATCCACTGCGATCTAAAGCCAAACAATGTTCCTCTCGACGATGGCTCATGTAGGTGACTTTGGGTTGGCAAGGTTTCTCGACAGGGACAGTAGCAGCTGGTCTATTGCTTCCTCCATTCCCCTTGGACTTAAAGGATCCATTGGATACGTAGCATGAATACTCTTTGCCCAAAGCAATTTCATTAAGAAACTAAACAACCATTAATAAGAATTAGGAAAGAACTATCAGCAACATGATTAATCTTGTTCTCGAGTTCACATGATCATTAAAATTTTGATTACAGAATATGGGACAGGAAGTCAAGTTTCCCCTCTGGCTGATGTTTCGGAAATCGGAATACTTCCCCTGGAGATGCTTACCGGGCGTTGATTCCTATAAGTCAGAAATAGCACTGAAGGTTGACGAATTCGAACTGCAAAACACCACAAATGTACTGGCACATGTGAAAGCCAAAGTCAAAATTGACTACTGCGATGTCCGCATAAAGTTAATTTATCAGTAAAAACAATAATGCAAAAAATGGGAGTTGAACCCGACGTGAATCGAACACGCAACCTTATGATCTGGAGTCAGACGCGCTACCATTGCGCCACGGATCCACAGCTGAAGGATTACACTcaacatttaaatttatttattaaataatctTACTTGCTCCGCACATCTGACTTGAGGCAAACTTACCCGTTCATCACGCAGGCCTGCCTTATCTATCCAACAATTTAAATATGAATTTCTTTTGGAGggtgaaagaaaatatttaaataaaaaataagaggAATTGAAATTATCATTTAAAGTAtaagaatttatattttaaatccatttttttattaaatctaAGGAATTTATACGTTCATCAGGGAATTCACGCTAGACCTGCCTTATCTATCCAACAATTTGAATATGAATTTCCTTTTGAGggtgaaagaaaatatttaaataaaaaataagaggAATTGAAATTACCATATAAAGATATAaggatttatattttaaattctatTAAATCTAGGGAATATCTAAGCAATAGAATCTTATACGGATGTGGTCCTTATGGCATGAGAGTAATTAGGGAATGAGTGAAGGACATTTTGGTCTTTGAGGAGGGGGGGTTTAGGTTTTAAGAGGGGAGAAAGAGGAAGCCGGGGAGGAGGTTTTTTTTGAGGGACCGCCGCCAGCCAAGGAGGGAGCTGCTCCTTGCGTACTTCGCCGGTGCCTGACGCAGCCACCGGCGCTGTTTTTCTTCTCTCCCCTACCTCCTTTCAGCGCCAGCGCCGACGCTGATCGTCGACCGCCACATATCGCTGGTCTCCATCTCTTCTCCCCTCCACAGAGGGGTGATTTTTGGTTGAGCATCGCCGTCAAGCACAAGAGGCGCTTGGTGTTCTTCGGGTCGCGACCGCCGCGAAACAACACCGACTTCTTCTCTACCGCGCTCCACAGCGCCAGCAACTCCTTCCTAGCGCTGAGTCCAGCGATCATCGCTGAGTCCAGCAGTCAGCACCGCCGCCTATAGCGGCCGCCGTTGCCCCTTACAGTATCTCCGGCACCCAGCGTCTCAAGGGGTCTAGCACCGTCCCCTCCAGTGGCCGACACATCTGCCGGCCGCTGCCTTAGCCTCCCGTAGCCATCGTCGTTACAGCCATTTCCGGCGAGCCTATAGCAGACTCTGGCACTCCCACAGTTGACTCTGTTGGCTGTATAGTAGTTGTCTCCACTGCTTTTGGCATAGATCCGGCCCTCCGCAGTGTCTCCGGACTTCCGTCGTGttttccggccatcgagccgtgaTGCTCTGCTATTTGTATTGTTGCTATGAGGGTGAGATATTTTATCAACTGGTCTATGAGTAGTCAGTGTGTGTCGTGGCCCAACCTGCGAGCCGAGGATATGTTTTGACTTAGATGCCTCTTTGTGGATACACTGCATACCGGATTCCCCCTCGCTGCTCCTAGATCCGGCTCCGTTGCTGACTCATATCCATCCATCCGGCAGGGCCGCTACGACTCGATCAGTGGTCCGatcagctcatccatccatccgagggcacccccctgggccagggtacgtcattgCACTCGTTTCATgcttattttattatcatgttattATGCGGCTGCTTATGCATTTaggggatctgcctcgagcaccgaggtaccagagaccggggcaacccggtcactggctgcaggtacAGTTGCCCGGAGGACTTCAGACGACTCGGTCAACGCAGtggacagatcatcaaccgggtcatgggggtgcagtcaaccttccagacacgtcattccggcaggttcgtcttctcagcttcccgacaggatcagaATCAATATCCCTTAAAACTCTTCATCGTAACATGTTTAATATCGCTAATGAATCCCTTCGACTCCAACAAGCACATGAATTCTATGGATAAAACTTAAAACTCCCAAACAATAATAGATGTACACCTACTACAAAGTATCAATACTTGGATACATAAACAATAGTGAGTGTGCATCTCTTGTTATAAAATGGGACtataaccaagtaaataaattatttatattatattcACACTTCAAAGATATTACAATACTTTTGAGGATCACTTATAAttttagagagaaaaaaaaagatgaaGAATAACTTTCAATTTGAAGACTCTACACTTTTATTTTTCGTTGGATGatcaaacaatatgaatgtaggGGGAGTATTTATAGTATTCACCATGCAAGATACATATATAATTGATCAGAAAACTAAATTCTATCCACAAAGAAATTTTATCCCTATCCATTGGATGAGAGAAATACTCCCAATCACAcattttaatttctatttgttaaaTTCTATCCATTGAATGAgagaaataaaagcaataaatatggaaattaatttttcaactattatgacttcttccatcactgtcctccatgtgctgccagccctagggttcatgtcgtcgggtccatcaagcttccttttctgctgcgcctctggtcctccaatagtaccacgccttgcaaagatacgatccgcgacaacaatagaattttacatatattgatcctatattccacaagggaatgtacatgaagtctagatcgaacaaaaatataaaatcctaggaCTAATACAACTCCTATTGTATgtaatatatacaatcatgcacacacataaaatgccctcgacatgtccaagggtccaatcacacacaatcacattaggatcataatagttggatctagatgcctgcaaccatagagttaatcgatttgcacatcctactattatcctgcctaaaatatgtatgacatgtgcataattaaactaaaaccaaacacagaggttaaaacctagctctgataccaattgttggttactactttgaataccatcctagttcctttgtacaaaaatttgtacaaacatagaactatcctagctacccatgtgttctactaaagttaaatttggattgcaaaccatgcttaacattattaatccaaattttccctttagaagttaaacttaaattgggaacgaaacttaacattcttacttcaagttcaaccgatgtgatcttcctaagttaaaccatattacaaaagttgatcaaatatctatttcaaggatcggcttccaggtcaaacgtggcgaggcactatgccttcttgggtatgggatcatccattaatggctagacaaaacctttcaaagaaatcagatatttaaacttctcacagtaaacaaggtttaacaatagagacctcaatagaaacacattatcgaaatatgaaatcgaaacaaaaatcgataacaaaaatgataattaaaatcgataacctcttgtgtttggttttacaagatctaaacaaaagatgaactagttataatgcggaaacttataactagttatacctcttgtaacttatagacctcttgatcttctattgtattcctcttcttatctcggacgtcgtatgggcgacgatctaccaagacgagaatccacccaagccttcttcttccttccaagtttcagtcaccaaatttctccaagagatgatgaagtccgaccaccaaccaagctccaagggatgctaggaaacaatgtctcctatctcttcttcttctccaagcaaaatccggccaccaaaatctcTCCAAGAGGGTGATGCcgtcggccacaaagaagaagaataagggaagaggaagagtcggccacaaggaataagagaggaggaatgatagatgtgttgtaaggtgaggcacctctaccctctcttttatattctttggtcttggcaaataaagaaagttttaaaacataattaaaatgttcttattttccttgtcaatgtctaagaagaaaattttaattaaaaatttccttataaacctttaatgGTTGGCTCCTATCTTGtcctccaaaaaaggaaagttttaaacaaaaaattaaaacttccttaattgttttcattaaaaaattttaataaaatttctcttttaaaattcctttcatggtgggttataaaaggaaaattttataaattaaaatttctcttttaaaacatgtggatagttacaattaaggaaagtttctccaaaattaaaatcttccttttaactactgATCCGGTGATGACCTAGGAGGGCCCACCGCCGAGGAGGTTCAACGTTCGGATGGTCGTCAAAGTCAAAAGGCGGTCAGCTAAGAGACTAGCCGAGCAGAAGTCCCCATAGGCCGAGCGACAGGAGGAGTTTGTGGCAGTGAGGCCGAGCCCACAACTCGATCAGCCTAAAGAGTTCAAAGAAGGCGGGCTAAATCTAAGACGGGCTGAGGAAAGGGATACTCAAGCCAATCGGAATAGATATACCCGTAGAAGGCCAAAGAGTTGGTCGGCTGGATAGACCAAGGGAAGTGTCATCAGATTAGCGGCTGACACTTAAGAAGGGAAATATGtcttaacatccttttgggagtcaatACCGACGGCTGACGGCGCGAATGGACAGGAAATCGTACGGAAGAAGATTGCGCCGCCTTGGCAGAAATGCGTCCGCCCCGTTATGGTAAGGTGTCAGGGATCCTTTCTCGATATTAGCTATTGAGGAAAGCTTAGGAAGTCGCATCGCCCGGGAAGTGTGTAGTCAACCCgtcgaagctctatataagaagaggAGTGGCCACCCGCGGAGGTACGCGCAGGGACTCTCTAGAGCCACTATTCACTTCTCTTTTGCTTTCTCTATTCTCCACTTGCTGGtgtgtgacttgagcgtcggagggccgtcgccgggaaccccctcccggcttggcactaacgactttTGATCGCAGGAGTGTAGAACCTTCTTCGCAGCGGAGATCTACTTAAGCGTTATTTCCCGATAACCATTCACTTCGCTTCAgtgcaggatcaaattggcgccgtctgtgggaagtcAACCTGAACCCAGAAGCAGAGGATGGAAGACGCCGGACGACCAACAACCGTAACGCTGATGACAGAAGAGTTGGAAAGGTTAATCCAAGCCGGAATAGCAAAAGCAATGGAACAGCAACAGCGAATGCTAGCCGAGCGGCCAGCACAAGAGCCAGCCATCTCAGGGTCCGGCCAGCCCGGAGATCCTGGTCGCAGGGCTGAACCTATGGTCCAGCCAGTCGGAGGCAAAAGATCAGAGATGACTGGACCAACACCAAACGCACGAATCCCGTTTCACCGAGCGTTGTTTAGGACACCCTCAGAGGAAGAAGGCGGAGCCCGACGAGACCGAGGTTCCTTGTCAGATGAGGCGCCCAAGAGGGATGCAAGGAAAGGAAAAGCGCCGCGAGATGGGGattcacccgagcggatcaacggGCAGTTCTCGCAAGGA from Zingiber officinale cultivar Zhangliang chromosome 6B, Zo_v1.1, whole genome shotgun sequence carries:
- the LOC121988498 gene encoding receptor kinase-like protein Xa21 codes for the protein MLSGKVPSSIYNLSGLYYFNVGNDQLHGDLPSDIGHTLPKLQFLGMYGNQFQGSIPISLANASGLEGSLDCWTLHLHPCIRQETKRKSTSVIRNTLPIVAGAVILCLLACLLLVRGVPNRSRMKSSSLESNGSQYPRVSYADLHKATDGFASSNLIGSGSFGSVYRGTHNGQLVAVK